The following proteins are encoded in a genomic region of Mesoplodon densirostris isolate mMesDen1 chromosome 12, mMesDen1 primary haplotype, whole genome shotgun sequence:
- the SMPDL3A gene encoding acid sphingomyelinase-like phosphodiesterase 3a: MALLGALVCCLLAAWHCRPGFGLPLAPAGGPSPSPAVGQFWHVTDLHLDPTYHITDDHTKVCASSKGANASNPGPFGDVLCDSPYHLILSAFDFIKNSGQEASFMIWTGDSPPHVPVRELSTDAVINVIANMTTTVQSLFPNLQVFPALGNHDYWPQDQLPIFTSKVYNAVASLWKPWLDEEAISTLRKGGFYSQKVSTNLNFRIISLNTNLYYGPNIVTLNKTDPANQFEWLENTLNISQQNKEKVYIIAHVPVGYLPYSRGITAMREYYNEKLIDIFRKYSNIIAGQFYGHTHRDSIMVLSDKKGNPINSLFVAPAVTPVKSVLEKQTNNPGVRLFQYDPRDYKLLDVLQYYLNLTDANLKGKSNWKLEYNLTQAYDIEDLQPKSLYELAKQFAILDSKQFIRYYNYFFVSYDSRVICDGKCKAFQICAIMNLDVISYTDCLKQYYIKQNP; encoded by the exons ATGGCGCTGCTGGGCGCGCTCGTCTGCTGCCTGCTGGCTGCCTGGCACTGCCGCCCCGGCTTCGGACTGCCTCTGGCTCCCGCTGGCGGCCCGAGTCCCAGTCCGGCGGTGG GACAGTTTTGGCATGTGACTGACTTACACTTAGACCCTACTTACCACATCACAGATGACCACACAAAAGTGTGCGCTTCCTCGAAAGGTGCAAATGCCTCCAATCCTGGCCCTTTTGGAGATGTTCTATGTGATTCTCCTTATCACCTCATTTTGTCAGcatttgattttattaaaaattcaggACAGGAAGCATCTTTTATGATATGGACAGG GGATAGCCCACCTCACGTTCCAGTGCGTGAACTCTCAACAGATGCGGTCATAAATGTGATTGCTAATATGACAACCACAGTCCAGAGTCTCTTTCCAAATCTCCAGGTTTTCCCTGCACTGGGTAATCATGACTATTGGCCACAG GATCAACTGCCTATATTCACCAGCAAGGTGTACAATGCAGTAGCAAGCCTCTGGAAGCCATGGCTGGATGAAGAAGCTATTAGTACTCTAAGGAAAG gtGGCTTTTATTCACAGAAAGTTTCAACTAATCTGAACTTTAGGATCATCAGTCTCAACACAAACTTATACTATGGCCCAAATATCGTGACCCTAAATAAGACTGACCCAGCAAATCAGTTTGAATGGCTAGAAAACACACTGAACATCTCTCAGCAAAATAAGGAGAAG GTGTACATCATAGCTCATGTTCCAGTGGGGTACCTGCCTTATTCAAGGGGCATCACGGCAATGAGAGAATACTATAATGAGAAACTGAtagacatttttagaaaatacagtaACATCATTGCAGGACAATTTTATGGACACACTCACAGAGATAGTATTATGGTTCTTTCAGATAAAAAAG GAAATCCGATAAATTCTTTGTTCGTGGCTCCTGCTGTTACTCCAGTGAAGAGTGTTTTAGAAAAACAGACCAACAATCCTGGTGTCAGACTATTTCAATATGATCCTCGTGATTATAAATTACTG GATGTACTACAGTATTACTTGAACCTGACAGATGCTAATCTAAAGGGAAAATCTAATTGGAAGCTGGAGTATAACCTGACCCAGGCCTATGACATTGAAGATTTGCAGCCAAAAAGTTTGTATGAATTAGCTAAACAATTTGCAATCTTAGACAGTAAACAGTTTATAAGATACTACAATTACTTCTTTGTGAGTTATGACAGTAGGGTAATTTGTGATGGGAAATGTAAGGCCTTTCAGATTTGTGCAATTATGAATCTTGATGTTATTTCTTATACAGATTGCCTCAAACAATATTATATAAAGCAAAATCCGTAG